The Aliiroseovarius pelagivivens genome contains a region encoding:
- a CDS encoding sensor histidine kinase: protein MPDPRPSRPGASMRARLVLIALISLAVAVVYVSNNLLTERYTETTRNRAELRVALYSGNLISELQRNSVVPLLLSRDPALISALNSSDFSQSTARLISYLDEIEAASLLLLDRDGRAVAATNREILGSQHRSDPYFIEALRSNDTVFTTVQTDSGRYVFTYSRKVEQAGNTLGVIVVGVDLQKFETSWAGISDAVLVTDSEGNVILSTEPRWRGKLEGEALATVSAPEAIRRSARQAIDWSGLPTEVLYLGEAVMRHETRVPFQGWRMTSFTSYASVREKVNAVLSLEIMAFAMLLSLLFYMISRRAQWRSVEFAQESAELRQLNLALQREIAERKRAEENLQVAEQTLAQSSKLAALGEMSAAVSHELNQPLAAMKTYLAGARLLLQRKRPDEALSSFQRIDDLIGRMGAITRQLKSYARKGGDSFEPMDVRDCVSSALSMMEPQLKRREVRITRNIPRDPVMVMGDRLRLEQVLINLLRNALDATKSVELPQVDIIVSLGDYALITVRDNGNGVDDLDSLFEPFYTTKAPGDGVGLGLAISSGIVSDLGGRLTARNGQDGGAVFEVELPILKSEDADIEAAE from the coding sequence ATGCCCGACCCGCGGCCTTCACGCCCCGGGGCCAGCATGCGCGCACGGCTGGTGCTGATCGCTTTGATCTCATTGGCCGTGGCGGTGGTCTATGTCTCGAACAACCTTCTGACTGAACGCTATACGGAAACGACCCGCAACCGGGCCGAGCTGCGCGTGGCGCTGTATTCGGGCAACCTGATTAGCGAACTTCAGAGAAATTCGGTAGTACCGCTGCTGTTGTCGCGCGATCCGGCGCTGATTTCGGCGTTGAACAGTTCGGATTTCTCGCAGAGCACCGCGCGGCTGATTTCCTATCTGGACGAGATCGAGGCCGCGTCCCTTCTGCTTCTGGATCGTGATGGTCGCGCTGTGGCGGCGACCAACCGCGAGATATTGGGGTCGCAGCACCGCTCGGATCCCTATTTCATCGAAGCTTTGCGCAGCAATGACACGGTGTTCACCACGGTTCAGACGGATTCAGGGCGATACGTATTTACCTATTCGCGCAAGGTTGAACAGGCGGGCAATACACTGGGCGTGATTGTCGTCGGGGTGGATCTGCAGAAATTCGAAACCAGTTGGGCCGGCATTTCGGACGCGGTTTTGGTGACTGACAGCGAAGGGAATGTGATTCTCTCCACCGAACCACGCTGGCGCGGCAAACTTGAAGGCGAGGCGCTGGCCACGGTGTCCGCACCCGAAGCCATTCGCCGTTCCGCGCGTCAGGCCATTGATTGGTCGGGCCTTCCCACCGAAGTGCTTTACCTGGGCGAGGCCGTTATGCGTCATGAGACGCGCGTACCGTTTCAGGGCTGGCGGATGACCTCGTTCACTTCCTATGCCTCGGTGCGAGAGAAGGTGAACGCTGTTTTGTCCTTGGAAATCATGGCCTTCGCCATGCTTTTGTCGCTGCTGTTCTACATGATCAGCCGCCGCGCCCAATGGCGTAGCGTCGAATTTGCACAGGAATCGGCCGAGCTGCGCCAGCTAAACCTCGCGCTCCAGCGCGAGATCGCCGAGCGCAAACGAGCCGAGGAAAATCTGCAAGTGGCGGAACAGACCTTGGCGCAAAGCTCGAAGCTGGCGGCGTTGGGTGAAATGTCGGCGGCGGTCAGTCACGAGTTGAATCAGCCGCTAGCCGCGATGAAGACCTATCTGGCGGGCGCGCGGCTGTTGTTGCAGCGCAAGCGGCCCGATGAGGCGCTGTCCAGCTTCCAGCGGATTGATGACCTGATTGGACGTATGGGTGCCATCACGCGCCAACTGAAGTCTTATGCCCGTAAGGGGGGTGATTCATTCGAGCCGATGGATGTGCGCGACTGCGTTTCTTCGGCCTTGTCGATGATGGAACCCCAGCTAAAACGCCGCGAAGTCCGCATCACGCGCAATATTCCGCGCGATCCGGTGATGGTGATGGGCGATCGCTTGCGCTTGGAGCAAGTCCTGATCAATTTGCTGCGCAACGCATTGGACGCGACCAAGTCCGTCGAGCTGCCGCAGGTGGACATCATTGTCAGCCTTGGCGACTACGCCTTGATCACGGTGCGCGATAACGGAAACGGCGTGGACGATTTGGATAGTCTTTTTGAACCCTTCTACACGACCAAGGCTCCGGGCGACGGGGTTGGGTTGGGTCTGGCGATCTCGTCAGGTATCGTGTCTGACCTTGGTGGTCGTTTGACCGCGCGCAATGGTCAAGACGGGGGGGCTGTATTTGAGGTCGAACTTCCTATCTTAAAATCGGAAGACGCCGATATTGAAGCCGCGGAATAG
- the purQ gene encoding phosphoribosylformylglycinamidine synthase subunit PurQ, whose amino-acid sequence MKAGVIVFPGSNCDRDLAVAFERAGAQVQMIWHKETELPTDLDIVGVPGGFSFGDYLRCGAIAAQSPITRSLIKHTERGGYAIGICNGFQVLTETGILPGALMRNANLKFICKPVGLKVETTDCDFLSGYEQGQEITVPVAHHDGNYNVTDEKLAQLRDEGRIAFTYSDNPNGSTGDIAGVISKNRRVLGMMPHPERCVDALHGGTDGVAMFRSLVDSVVAA is encoded by the coding sequence ATGAAGGCCGGTGTAATTGTCTTTCCGGGTTCGAACTGTGACCGCGATCTGGCGGTAGCATTTGAGCGCGCAGGTGCGCAGGTCCAGATGATCTGGCACAAGGAAACCGAGCTGCCCACCGATCTGGATATCGTGGGCGTGCCCGGAGGATTCTCGTTCGGGGACTATCTGCGCTGCGGTGCCATCGCGGCCCAGTCGCCCATCACCCGGTCGCTGATCAAGCACACCGAGCGTGGCGGCTATGCCATCGGTATCTGCAACGGCTTTCAGGTGCTGACCGAAACCGGCATTCTTCCAGGTGCGTTGATGCGCAACGCGAACCTTAAGTTCATCTGCAAACCTGTTGGTTTGAAAGTGGAAACCACAGATTGTGACTTCCTGTCCGGCTATGAGCAAGGGCAAGAGATCACCGTGCCAGTGGCGCACCATGACGGCAACTACAACGTCACGGATGAGAAGCTGGCACAGCTGCGTGATGAAGGCCGGATTGCTTTCACCTATTCCGACAATCCGAACGGCTCGACCGGGGATATTGCGGGCGTGATTTCCAAGAACCGCCGGGTCCTTGGCATGATGCCGCACCCGGAACGCTGCGTGGACGCGCTGCATGGTGGCACTGACGGAGTGGCAATGTTCCGCTCGTTGGTGGACAGCGTCGTCGCGGCCTGA
- the purS gene encoding phosphoribosylformylglycinamidine synthase subunit PurS — MKVRVDVMLKPGVLDPQGEAVRHALGNLGFEGVEKVRQGKVIELDVAEGTSEAQIKDMCEKLLANTVIENYSIQVL, encoded by the coding sequence ATGAAAGTACGTGTTGATGTGATGCTGAAACCCGGCGTTCTGGACCCTCAGGGCGAGGCCGTGCGCCACGCGCTTGGCAACTTGGGCTTTGAGGGCGTCGAAAAAGTCCGTCAGGGCAAAGTGATCGAGCTGGACGTGGCCGAAGGCACGTCGGAAGCTCAGATCAAGGATATGTGCGAGAAGCTTCTGGCCAATACCGTGATCGAAAACTACTCCATTCAGGTGCTGTGA
- the purC gene encoding phosphoribosylaminoimidazolesuccinocarboxamide synthase yields the protein MARRKKLYEGKAKVLYEGPEPGTIVQYFKDDATAFNAEKKDVIEGKGVLNNRLSEFFMNGLTQIGVPNHFIKRLNMREQLVRAAEIVPLEVIVRNYAAGSMAKRLGIEEGTRLPRPIVEFSYKDDALGDPLVPEEYIIAFGWASQQDMDDIVAMALRVNDFMSGTMYGVGIKLIDFKIEFGRVYEGDFLRLIVADEISPDSCRLWDIETGQKLDKDVFRQDLGNLNDAYTEVARRLGVLPSNVTHAATKPTLIN from the coding sequence ATGGCACGGCGCAAGAAGCTTTATGAAGGCAAGGCAAAGGTTCTGTATGAAGGCCCCGAGCCCGGAACCATCGTTCAGTATTTCAAGGATGACGCCACCGCGTTCAATGCCGAGAAGAAGGACGTAATCGAGGGCAAGGGCGTGTTGAACAACCGTCTGTCCGAGTTCTTTATGAACGGTTTGACCCAGATTGGCGTGCCGAACCACTTTATCAAACGTCTCAACATGCGCGAACAACTGGTCCGCGCAGCCGAGATCGTGCCGCTGGAAGTGATCGTGCGCAACTACGCTGCGGGCTCGATGGCGAAACGTCTGGGGATCGAAGAAGGCACACGCCTGCCGCGCCCCATCGTCGAGTTTTCGTATAAAGATGATGCGCTTGGCGATCCGCTGGTGCCTGAAGAATATATCATCGCCTTTGGCTGGGCCTCGCAGCAGGACATGGACGACATCGTTGCCATGGCGCTGCGCGTCAATGACTTCATGTCCGGCACTATGTATGGCGTTGGCATCAAGCTGATCGATTTCAAAATCGAATTCGGGCGCGTTTACGAAGGTGATTTCCTGCGCTTGATCGTTGCCGACGAAATCAGCCCAGACAGCTGCCGCCTGTGGGACATCGAAACCGGCCAGAAGCTGGACAAAGACGTGTTCCGCCAGGATCTTGGCAACCTGAACGATGCTTATACCGAGGTCGCGCGTCGACTGGGGGTTCTGCCTTCGAACGTGACCCATGCCGCCACCAAACCGACCCTGATCAACTAA
- a CDS encoding DUF1476 domain-containing protein yields the protein MTTFDDRESAFEAKFAHDEEMIFKAEARANKKLGLWAAEKLGKTGDDAEAYAREVIVSDFEEAGHEDVVRKVTGDLSSVTADEVRAKRAELLAQAKKEIMTEV from the coding sequence ATGACCACCTTTGACGATCGCGAAAGCGCCTTTGAAGCCAAATTTGCCCACGACGAAGAAATGATCTTCAAGGCCGAAGCCCGTGCCAACAAGAAACTTGGCCTTTGGGCGGCCGAGAAGCTGGGAAAAACCGGCGATGACGCCGAAGCCTATGCTCGCGAAGTTATCGTTTCGGACTTCGAAGAAGCCGGCCACGAAGACGTAGTACGCAAGGTCACCGGAGACCTGAGCAGCGTAACAGCCGATGAAGTTCGTGCCAAGCGCGCCGAATTGCTGGCTCAAGCCAAAAAAGAAATCATGACCGAGGTATAA
- a CDS encoding phosphatidylglycerol lysyltransferase domain-containing protein yields the protein MKHAKDTSGRTANRGLSAALTRSAENGLDLRRAALRQLLPIGLTIGLVALLWQRAGGLDLPYIYASLKTVSPVQWFGAALFSVASFWALGKYDGVVHRLIGTDVSSKAAERAGITAIALSQTVGLGVISSAFVRWRMLPELSLMQAMRISAIVAMSFLSAWAVVASIIALTVPMTLPWAGWIAWVVLGGAAVFALLSVLRPSIMAALHIPPLRAMGAFLALALIDTAAAGAALWMVLPDGCEVALLPLIAAYLLALGAGLISSAPGGMGAFEVTLLALLPALDAEPLLAAILAFRAVYYALPALIAAAVTIRGPVSTPRSDTNTACPALVSVKSAPNLPAHIAQVIAEAPRAEAGLLRQGRLSLLTTGRDAAAAMAASSGQSLLVLSDPLSAATDRGALLSDIKSLAKRSFLTPFLYKAGGRWASAARQAGWQVMPIAREGWIDPTEFTLDGSTKRQLRRKLRQADAAGLSFCEAGADLPICDMQQIADEWRKARGGERGFSMGKWHPDHLPHARVYLAWKNGSLVGFLTLHENVAEQVLDLMRMRPDAPDGTMHALLNYAISRAANAGCTRLSLAAVPLEEQSGEPWAFHHARLKLDNISGAAGLRQFKTSFAPSWETLYAAAPTRVALAFGALDISREICRKVEVGNVK from the coding sequence ATGAAACACGCTAAGGACACATCAGGTAGAACAGCCAATCGTGGACTATCGGCCGCGCTTACCCGCAGCGCGGAAAACGGATTGGATCTGCGTCGTGCCGCGCTGCGCCAGTTGCTGCCTATTGGACTGACCATCGGTTTGGTTGCCCTGTTGTGGCAGCGCGCTGGCGGATTGGACCTGCCCTATATCTACGCCTCACTGAAAACTGTATCGCCAGTTCAGTGGTTTGGAGCGGCCCTGTTTTCGGTCGCCTCGTTCTGGGCCCTTGGAAAATACGATGGTGTCGTCCATCGATTGATCGGCACAGATGTCTCATCCAAAGCAGCTGAACGTGCGGGGATCACCGCCATCGCCTTGTCGCAGACCGTCGGGCTTGGTGTAATCTCGTCTGCATTTGTGCGTTGGCGTATGCTTCCTGAGCTATCCTTGATGCAAGCGATGCGGATCTCGGCCATTGTGGCCATGTCTTTCCTGTCCGCATGGGCCGTTGTGGCCTCTATCATCGCACTGACCGTCCCGATGACGTTGCCTTGGGCGGGTTGGATCGCATGGGTCGTTTTGGGTGGTGCTGCGGTGTTTGCGCTTTTGTCGGTCCTGCGTCCGTCCATCATGGCTGCGCTACACATTCCACCTCTGCGCGCGATGGGTGCGTTTTTGGCGTTAGCCTTGATTGATACGGCCGCCGCAGGTGCCGCATTGTGGATGGTCCTGCCTGACGGGTGCGAAGTCGCTCTTCTTCCCTTGATCGCAGCCTATCTTCTAGCCTTGGGCGCTGGTTTGATCAGCAGCGCACCAGGCGGCATGGGCGCGTTCGAGGTCACGCTTCTGGCCCTGCTTCCAGCACTGGACGCTGAACCGCTTTTGGCAGCCATACTTGCCTTCCGCGCCGTTTATTATGCCCTGCCTGCTCTGATTGCAGCCGCCGTAACGATCCGCGGACCTGTAAGTACGCCGCGCTCTGATACGAACACTGCCTGCCCTGCCCTCGTGTCTGTGAAATCGGCACCCAACCTGCCAGCGCATATAGCCCAAGTGATCGCTGAAGCTCCACGTGCGGAAGCAGGTCTGCTGCGCCAAGGGCGGCTTTCCTTGCTGACAACGGGTCGAGACGCCGCCGCAGCGATGGCAGCGTCCTCGGGCCAGAGTCTTCTGGTTTTGTCAGATCCACTCTCGGCAGCCACGGATCGTGGGGCTTTGCTTTCGGACATTAAATCGCTGGCAAAACGCAGCTTTCTGACGCCATTTCTCTATAAAGCCGGAGGCCGCTGGGCTTCAGCTGCCCGCCAAGCCGGTTGGCAGGTTATGCCCATTGCGCGTGAAGGCTGGATTGATCCAACGGAATTTACATTGGACGGATCCACCAAGCGCCAATTGCGACGGAAACTTCGACAGGCTGACGCGGCGGGGCTTTCTTTTTGCGAAGCCGGTGCCGACCTGCCCATTTGTGATATGCAGCAAATCGCCGACGAGTGGCGCAAGGCCCGCGGAGGGGAGCGTGGCTTCTCGATGGGAAAATGGCATCCTGACCACCTGCCCCACGCTCGTGTCTATCTGGCATGGAAGAACGGTTCGCTTGTTGGGTTCCTGACCCTCCACGAAAATGTTGCCGAACAGGTGTTGGACCTGATGCGTATGCGCCCGGATGCCCCTGATGGCACCATGCACGCGCTGCTGAACTACGCCATCTCTCGGGCCGCGAACGCGGGATGCACGCGCCTGTCTTTGGCTGCGGTCCCTCTGGAAGAACAGTCCGGGGAACCTTGGGCGTTCCACCACGCCAGACTGAAACTGGACAACATCAGCGGCGCCGCTGGTCTGCGCCAATTCAAGACGTCTTTCGCACCCAGCTGGGAGACGCTTTATGCAGCAGCTCCTACTCGTGTGGCACTTGCGTTTGGGGCTCTGGATATCTCGCGCGAGATTTGCCGCAAGGTTGAAGTCGGGAATGTGAAATAA
- the bmt gene encoding betaine--homocysteine S-methyltransferase produces MTDALTKLMNERDWLMADGATGTTLFNMGLTSGDAPELWNVDKPDNIRALYRGPVEAGSDIFLTNTFGGNASRLKLHGAEGRVRELNRVGAELGREVADASGRTVIVAGSVGPTGEIMEPMGSLTFNGAVEMFHEQAEGLKEGGADVLWVETISAPEEYKAAARAAELTGMPWCGTMSFDTAGRTMMGLTSADLAKMVETLPNPPLAFGANCGVGAADLLRTVLGFAAQGSERPIIAKGNAGIPQYVDGHIHYDGTPELMADYAVLARDCGAKIIGGCCGTTPEHLKSMREALETRPASNTRPTLDQISEAIGGFSSASDGTGDDANQPARRNRRRRS; encoded by the coding sequence ATGACAGATGCCCTGACGAAACTGATGAACGAACGCGATTGGTTGATGGCGGATGGCGCCACCGGCACGACCCTGTTCAATATGGGGCTGACATCGGGCGACGCTCCCGAGCTGTGGAACGTCGACAAACCGGACAACATCCGCGCGCTGTATCGTGGACCGGTCGAGGCCGGGTCGGACATCTTCCTGACCAATACATTCGGCGGCAATGCCTCGCGTCTGAAACTTCACGGTGCCGAAGGGCGCGTACGCGAACTGAACCGAGTCGGAGCCGAGCTTGGTCGTGAAGTGGCTGATGCATCTGGCCGAACCGTCATCGTGGCAGGCTCGGTTGGTCCGACAGGTGAAATTATGGAACCCATGGGGTCCTTGACCTTCAACGGCGCGGTCGAGATGTTCCACGAACAGGCCGAAGGTCTGAAAGAAGGCGGCGCAGATGTGCTTTGGGTCGAAACGATCTCGGCCCCGGAAGAATACAAGGCCGCCGCCCGCGCTGCTGAACTGACTGGAATGCCATGGTGTGGCACGATGAGCTTTGACACCGCCGGGCGCACCATGATGGGTTTGACCTCTGCCGATCTGGCGAAAATGGTTGAAACCCTGCCGAACCCGCCGCTTGCCTTCGGGGCCAATTGCGGCGTCGGCGCTGCAGACCTTCTGCGCACTGTACTGGGCTTCGCCGCCCAAGGATCCGAACGCCCGATCATCGCCAAAGGCAACGCCGGCATTCCGCAATATGTGGACGGTCATATCCATTATGATGGCACACCTGAGCTGATGGCTGACTACGCCGTTCTAGCCCGCGACTGTGGCGCCAAGATCATTGGCGGCTGCTGCGGGACGACACCTGAGCACCTGAAGTCTATGCGCGAAGCACTGGAAACACGTCCGGCAAGCAATACGCGCCCGACGCTGGACCAGATCTCGGAAGCGATTGGTGGGTTCTCGTCAGCCTCGGACGGTACCGGCGACGATGCCAATCAGCCCGCACGTCGCAACCGTCGTCGTCGCAGCTGA
- a CDS encoding PA0069 family radical SAM protein, with protein MEKTGSDRIDADCRRGRGAGSNNTGRFEEFQRVRVDDGWTEEPLPPFRTEVSIERPRSVISRNSSPDLAFDRSLNPYRGCEHGCIYCYARPTHAWLGYSPGLDFETRLIARPDAAIQLEKELRRRGYQVAPLALGTNTDPYQPIEGQYRITRQVLEVLEAFQHPVLIITKGTLIERDLDILSRMAAKGLAQVGISVTSLQADLSRKMEPRVPSPARRLRMIQALSEAGVPVRVMASPIVPGLTDHELEPILKAGRDAGAVAANYILLRLPGEVAPLFQDWLDEHYPDRAERVMNRVREMRDGKAYQSEFGERFVGRGVVAELLKQRFQKACQRLGLTKDLPDMRCDLFTPPLQQGDQLSLF; from the coding sequence ATGGAAAAGACGGGTTCCGACAGAATTGATGCAGATTGCCGCCGGGGGCGTGGGGCAGGGTCGAATAACACCGGACGATTCGAAGAATTTCAGCGCGTGCGCGTTGATGACGGCTGGACGGAAGAGCCTCTGCCGCCCTTTCGAACCGAGGTCTCTATCGAGCGGCCTCGGTCTGTAATCTCTCGAAACAGCTCTCCTGATCTGGCGTTTGACCGTTCGTTGAATCCTTATCGAGGTTGCGAGCATGGGTGTATTTATTGCTATGCACGGCCGACCCATGCGTGGCTGGGCTATTCCCCCGGCTTGGATTTTGAAACGCGTCTGATTGCGCGTCCGGATGCGGCCATACAGTTGGAAAAAGAGCTGCGGCGGAGGGGGTATCAGGTGGCTCCTTTGGCTTTGGGAACGAATACCGACCCGTATCAGCCGATCGAAGGGCAATACCGGATCACCCGGCAAGTGCTTGAGGTGCTTGAAGCGTTTCAGCACCCTGTCCTGATCATCACCAAGGGCACACTGATCGAGCGGGATCTGGACATCTTATCGCGCATGGCTGCCAAAGGGCTGGCACAGGTGGGGATCTCGGTCACCAGCCTGCAAGCCGATTTGTCCCGCAAGATGGAGCCGCGTGTGCCGAGCCCGGCGCGGCGTCTGCGGATGATCCAAGCTCTTTCAGAAGCAGGGGTGCCGGTGCGCGTCATGGCCTCTCCGATCGTGCCGGGGCTGACGGATCACGAGTTGGAACCGATATTGAAGGCTGGTCGCGATGCAGGCGCGGTGGCGGCCAACTATATCTTGTTACGCCTACCCGGCGAGGTGGCCCCATTGTTTCAGGATTGGCTGGACGAGCATTACCCGGACCGTGCCGAGCGTGTCATGAACAGGGTGCGTGAAATGCGAGATGGGAAAGCGTATCAATCCGAGTTCGGCGAGCGTTTTGTCGGACGCGGCGTAGTGGCCGAGCTTTTGAAACAGCGGTTTCAAAAGGCCTGTCAGCGGCTGGGGCTGACAAAGGATTTGCCGGATATGCGCTGTGATCTGTTTACGCCGCCCCTACAGCAGGGTGATCAACTGAGCTTATTTTAG
- a CDS encoding corrinoid protein, producing the protein MSDQEEDIILSELNDEELVQQMHDDLYDGLAEEIEEGVNILLERGWQPYNVLTDALVGGMTIVGIDFRDGILFVPEVLLAANAMKTGMGILKPLLAETGAPRMGKMVIGTVKGDIHDIGKNLVSMMMEGAGFDVVDIGINNAVEAYLEALEKEEPDILGMSALLTTTMPYMKVVIDTLVEKGIRDDYTVLVGGAPLNEEFGKAIGADSYCRDAAVAVETAKEYMASKHNQLAAG; encoded by the coding sequence ATGTCTGATCAAGAAGAAGATATCATCCTGAGCGAACTCAATGATGAAGAGTTGGTGCAGCAAATGCATGACGACCTTTATGACGGTCTTGCTGAAGAGATCGAAGAAGGCGTCAATATTCTGCTGGAACGTGGCTGGCAGCCATATAACGTTCTGACCGACGCACTGGTCGGCGGCATGACCATCGTAGGCATCGACTTCCGCGACGGCATCCTGTTCGTTCCCGAAGTTCTTCTGGCCGCGAACGCCATGAAAACCGGCATGGGCATCCTGAAGCCCCTGCTGGCCGAAACCGGCGCACCGCGCATGGGCAAGATGGTTATCGGCACCGTGAAAGGCGACATCCATGACATCGGCAAGAACCTTGTCTCGATGATGATGGAAGGCGCTGGTTTTGATGTCGTAGACATCGGCATCAACAACGCCGTCGAGGCCTATCTGGAAGCCTTGGAAAAAGAAGAGCCCGATATCCTGGGCATGTCAGCTCTGCTGACGACCACCATGCCATACATGAAAGTGGTCATCGACACGCTGGTCGAAAAAGGCATCCGCGACGACTATACCGTTCTGGTGGGTGGTGCTCCGCTGAACGAAGAATTCGGTAAAGCCATCGGTGCTGACAGCTATTGCCGCGACGCTGCAGTCGCGGTTGAGACCGCCAAAGAATACATGGCCAGCAAGCACAACCAGCTGGCCGCTGGCTGA
- a CDS encoding DUF1638 domain-containing protein — protein sequence MLNDNTLTHDGLDATQTSGTVLILACGALANEILALIRMNGWDHMSLTCLPAILHNAPEKIPNAVRDAVEKHRDNFDHVFLAYADCGTGGQLTALCEELGIEMIRGPHCYSFFEGNDAFSARAEDEIDVFYLTDFLARGFESFVIKPLGLDRHPQLRDMYFGHYRKLMYLAQTDNPELDKMAEAAAERLGLSYERRFAGYGDLETALRDLG from the coding sequence ATGCTGAATGATAACACCCTTACCCATGACGGACTGGACGCAACCCAAACGTCGGGAACCGTGTTGATTCTGGCCTGTGGCGCATTGGCGAACGAGATCCTTGCCCTGATCCGAATGAACGGCTGGGATCACATGAGCCTGACCTGCCTGCCTGCCATTCTGCATAATGCACCAGAGAAAATCCCCAACGCAGTGCGTGATGCTGTCGAGAAGCATCGCGACAATTTTGACCATGTATTTCTCGCCTATGCGGATTGCGGCACGGGTGGACAATTGACCGCACTGTGCGAAGAGCTGGGCATCGAGATGATCCGGGGCCCGCATTGCTATTCCTTCTTCGAAGGTAATGATGCGTTCAGCGCGCGCGCCGAGGACGAAATCGATGTGTTCTATTTGACCGATTTTCTGGCGCGTGGGTTTGAGAGCTTCGTCATCAAACCGCTTGGATTGGACCGTCACCCGCAGCTGCGTGACATGTATTTCGGGCACTATAGAAAGCTGATGTATCTGGCGCAGACCGACAATCCCGAGCTGGACAAGATGGCAGAGGCGGCCGCCGAGCGGCTTGGATTGTCTTATGAACGCAGGTTCGCCGGATACGGAGATCTTGAAACCGCGTTGCGCGATCTAGGCTAG